Proteins encoded by one window of Rutidosis leptorrhynchoides isolate AG116_Rl617_1_P2 chromosome 7, CSIRO_AGI_Rlap_v1, whole genome shotgun sequence:
- the LOC139856869 gene encoding probable cytosolic oligopeptidase A: MTTAMASFMSIVHHHHHPLRSSIPKLLLNKSPFSPLRSHSVYFRLKPSPPHTTLRRRRSSTTAFFSDQSPSSISDNPLLQDFDFPPFDVIDASHVRPGMRALLNKLDDELTELEKTVDPTWPKLVEPLERIVDRLSVVWGAINHLKAVRDTPELRSAIEDIQPERITFGLKLDQSKPIYNAFKAIKESPDWETLSDSRKRIVESSIKDAVLSGISLEDNEREEFNNIQQELAKLSKKFGENVLDATKKFEILITDKKEIEGLPATALGLAAQIASSKGHENATAENGPWMITLDGPSFMSVMQHARNRTLREEIYRAYVTRASSGELDNTPIIDQILKLRLAKAKLLGYNNYAELSMASKMATVAKAEELLEKLRTASWDAAVQDMEELKQFSRSQGAPEADELAYWDITFWSERLRESKYEINEEELRPYFSLPKVMDGLFNLVKMLFDIDVVPADGLAPVWNKDVKFYCIKDSSGTPISYFYFDPYSRPSEKRGGAWMGEVFARTSVFSHDKTSVRLPVAHMVCNQMPPVGDKPSLMTFREVETVFHEFGHALQHMLTKQDEGLVAGIRGIEWDAVELPSQFMENWCYHRDTLMSIARHYETGECLPEDIYQKLLAARTFRAGTISLRQIKFASLDLELHSKYVPGGPESIYDVDQRVGRKTQLLPPLPEDRFLCGFSHIFAGGYAAGYYSYKWAEVLSADAFSAFEDAGLHDERALRDTGYRFRDTVLALGGGKDPLEVFIDFRGREPSPEPLLRHNGLLLVAK, translated from the exons ATGACCACAGCCATGGCATCTTTCATGTCCATtgttcatcatcaccatcatcctcTACGTTCTTCAATCCCTAAACTCCTCCTTAATAAATCTCCATTCTCTCCCCTACGATCACACTCCGTCTACTTCCGCCTCAAACCTTCTCCTCCTCACACCACACTCCGCCGCCGCCGTTCCTCCACCACCGCGTTCTTTTCCGACCAATCTCCGTCGTCAATTTCAGACAATCCTCTATTACAGGACTTTGATTTCCCTCCGTTTGATGTAATTGATGCTTCACATGTACGCCCTGGAATGCGTGCCTTGCTTAACAAGCTA GATGATGAATTAACGGAATTAGAGAAGACAGTTGATCCTACGTGGCCGAAGTTAGTGGAGCCGTTAGAGAGGATAGTTGATAGGTTAAGTGTTGTTTGGGGAGCAATTAATCATCTTAAAGCAGTTAGAGATACGCCTGAGCTTCGTTCAGCCATCGAAGATATTCAG CCTGAGAGAATCACATTTGGCTTAAAGTTGGATCAAAGTAAACCGATTTATAATGCTTTCAAGGCTATAAAGGAATCACCAGACTGGGAAACACTAAGTGATTCTCGTAAACGTATAGTTGAAT CATCAATAAAGGATGCTGTTCTCAGTGGTATCTCACTTGAAGATAATGAAAGGGAAGAGTTTAATAATATTCAACAG GAGTTAGCAAAACTTTCTAAAAAATTTGGGGAAAATGTTCTGGATGCAACAAAGAAGTTTGAAATATTAATAACAGATAAAAAAGAAATTGAAGGATTGCCAGCTACCGCTCTTGGATTGGCTGCACAAATAGCCTCATCTAAG GGTCATGAAAATGCCACTGCAGAAAATGGGCCATGGATGATTACATTGGATGGGCCAAGTTTTATGTCTGTTATGCAACATGCTAGAAACCGAACTTTGCGAGAGGAAATTTACCGTGCTTATGTAACCCGTGCTTCTAGCGGAGAGCTAGATAACACTCCAATTATCGACCAGATTCTAAAGCTTAGGTTGGCAAAAGCTAAGCTTCTCGGCTATAATAACTATGCTGAG TTAAGCATGGCTTCAAAAATGGCTACTGTTGCTAAAGCCGAAGAGCTTCTCGAAAAGTTGAGGACTGCTTCTTGGGATGCTGCAGTTCAAG ATATGGAAGAGCTCAAGCAATTTTCCAGAAGTCAAGGTGCTCCTGAAGCTGATGAGCTGGCCTACTGGGATATTACCTTCTGGAGTGAGAGGCTAAGAGAATCAAAATACGAAATAAATGAG GAAGAATTGCGACCTTACTTTTCTTTACCTAAAGTTATGGACGGCCTTTTCAACCTCGTGAAAATGCTATTTGACATTGATGTGGTACCAGCCGACGGTTTAGCTCCA GTTTGGAACAAAGATGTGAAATTTTACTGCATCAAGGATTCATCAGGCACACCTATTTCCTACTTTTACTTTGATCCATATTCTCGCCCATCTGAAAAGCGTGGTGGTGCATGGATGGGTGAAGTTTTTGCACGAACTAGTGTATTTTCTCATGACAAGACGTCTGTTAGGTTACCTGTCGCACACATGGTCTGCAATCAAATGCCACCTGTTGGTGACAAGCCAAGCCTTATGACTTTCCGTGAG GTGGAGACTGTTTTCCATGAGTTTGGTCACGCACTTCAGCATATGCTAACAAAACAAGACGAGGGACTTGTTGCTGGTATACGTGGCATAGAGTGGGATGCAGTAGAGTTACCTTCACAATTTATGGAAAACTGGTGCTACCATAG GGATACGCTGATGAGTATTGCCAGACATTATGAAACCGGAGAGTGTCTCCCTGAAGACATATATCAAAAGCTTCTAGCTGCCAGAACTTTTCGTGCTGGTACTATCAGTCTTCGCCAG ATCAAGTTTGCAAGTCTTGATTTGGAGTTGCATAGTAAGTATGTTCCTGGTGGACCTGAATCTATCTATGATGTTGACCAAAGGGTTGGTAGAAAAACTCAGTTGCTTCCTCCACTTCCAGAGGACCGGTTCCTTTGTGGTTTTAGCCATATTTTTGCAG GTGGATATGCTGCTGGATATTACAGTTACAAG TGGGCTGAGGTGTTATCTGCAGATGCTTTCTCAGCATTCGAAGATGCAGGTTTACATGATGAAAGG GCGTTAAGAGATACGGGATACAGATTTCGAGATACTGTACTTGCTCTTGGAGGTGGAAAAGATCCATTAGAG GTTTTCATCGACTTTCGAGGTCGTGAACCCTCTCCAGAGCCTCTACTCAGGCACAATGGGCTGTTACTGGTGGCTAAATAA